One window of the Pristis pectinata isolate sPriPec2 chromosome 13, sPriPec2.1.pri, whole genome shotgun sequence genome contains the following:
- the LOC127577109 gene encoding chymotrypsin B-like gives MAFFWVLSCLAFLGTAYGQGCGIPAISPVITGYARIVNGEDAVAGSWPWQVSMQQTNGFHFCGGSLINENWVVTAAHCSVSTRHLVVVGEYNKCSQDAKAQFIPVAKAITHPRWNPKTINNDITLVKLSSPVSFNSYISPVCLASAYESFSPGKLCVTTGWGLTRPNAFGTPCILQQTSLPLLSNRQCEQYWGNMISDVMICAGASGASSCMGDSGGPLICQEGGAWYLTGIVSWGSSRCSPSIPGVYARVSELRSWIDQTLANN, from the exons ATGGCTTTCTTTTGGGTTCTCTCCTGCCTTGCCTTCCTCGGCACAGCCTATGGACAGG GGTGTGGCATCCCGGCAATCAGCCCTGTTATCACAGGCTACGCAAGAATTGTGAACGGTGAAGATGCCGTTGCTGGGTCATGGCCCTGGCAGGTCTCCATGCAG CAAACAAATGGCTTTCATTTCTGTGGTGGCTCCCTGATCAACGAAAACTGGGTTGTTACTGCTGCCCACTGCAGTGTGAG CACAAGACatcttgtggttgttggagaataCAACAAATGCTCACAGGATGCCAAAGCTCAATTTATCCCAGTCGCTAAG GCTATTACTCATCCCAGATGGAACCCGAAGACCATTAATAATGACATCACTCTTGTCAAGCTGTCATCACCTGTATCGTTCAACTCTTACATCTCTCCTGTCTGTCTTGCTTCAGCATATGAATCATTCAGTCCTGGCAAGCTGTGTGTCACTACAGGATGGGGACTGACTCGCCCCAACG CTTTTGGAACACCTTGCATCCTGCAGCAGacatctctccctctcctgaGCAACCGTCAATGTGAGCAATACTGGGGCAACATGATCTCTGATGTGATGATTTGTGCTGGAGCTTCTGGTGCTTCCTCCTGCATG GGTGACTCAGGAGGACCCCTCATCTGCCAGGAGGGAGGAGCCTGGTACCTGACAGGAATTGTCTCCTGGGGCAGTAGCCGTTGCTCCCCAAGCATACCCGGCGTTTATGCCCGTGTGTCCGAACTTCGTAGCTGGATCGATCAGACACTTGCCAATAACTAA